Proteins co-encoded in one Gehongia tenuis genomic window:
- a CDS encoding AAA family ATPase encodes MNEKEKTTVPIPSVGADGEQSLSYVTEQIIPTENEEINPSEENMEEVLRQMQRMNDPAYLHTVSMNELYETVYQSRPPVIDGLLYSGTYLFAGAPKVGKSFFMAQLAYHVSTGRKLWDYDVHQGTVLYLALEDDYQRLQERMSRMFGVEGTDSLHFAVYAKQLGAGLDEQLEKFIKEHPDTRLIIIDTLQKIREVSTDNYSYANDYEIVGRMKQFADKNGVCLLLVHHTRKQQAGDRFEMISGTTGLLGCADGAFLMQKEKRTDLSATLEIVGRDQPDQKLHLTRDAEKLIWMLDRAETELWKSPPDLLLDKIAAVITQDTLAWNGSATELVALLGEDIQPNILTRRLNVKAGELLNEYQIEYSVKRTRNGSFISLTRKTV; translated from the coding sequence ATGAATGAAAAAGAAAAAACGACCGTCCCGATTCCATCTGTTGGCGCAGATGGGGAACAGTCGCTTTCCTATGTAACAGAACAAATTATACCAACCGAAAACGAAGAAATCAATCCTTCCGAGGAAAATATGGAGGAAGTTCTTCGTCAGATGCAGAGAATGAATGACCCGGCATATTTGCACACGGTGTCCATGAATGAGCTGTACGAAACGGTATATCAGAGCAGACCGCCCGTCATAGACGGTCTGCTCTACTCCGGAACGTATTTGTTTGCCGGAGCACCTAAAGTGGGCAAATCGTTCTTTATGGCACAGCTCGCCTATCATGTCAGCACCGGAAGAAAACTCTGGGATTATGATGTTCACCAAGGCACGGTTTTATACCTTGCCCTGGAGGACGATTACCAGAGATTACAGGAGCGTATGTCCCGAATGTTCGGTGTAGAGGGTACGGACAGCCTGCACTTCGCCGTATATGCTAAGCAGCTCGGCGCAGGGCTTGATGAACAGCTTGAAAAGTTCATTAAGGAACATCCGGACACAAGGCTGATTATCATTGATACTTTACAGAAGATTCGAGAGGTCAGCACCGACAATTACAGCTATGCCAACGATTATGAGATTGTCGGCCGCATGAAGCAGTTTGCAGATAAAAACGGTGTGTGCCTGTTACTTGTGCACCATACACGAAAGCAACAGGCTGGAGATAGATTTGAGATGATTTCCGGTACGACAGGACTGCTCGGCTGTGCTGACGGAGCGTTCCTGATGCAAAAGGAAAAGCGAACCGATCTGAGTGCCACCCTTGAAATTGTCGGCAGAGATCAGCCCGACCAAAAGCTTCATCTGACAAGGGATGCCGAGAAGCTGATATGGATGCTCGACCGTGCGGAAACAGAGCTTTGGAAAAGCCCTCCTGACCTGTTGTTGGACAAGATCGCTGCTGTGATTACACAGGACACCCTGGCGTGGAATGGAAGCGCTACGGAGCTTGTAGCCCTTCTTGGGGAGGATATACAGCCCAATATTCTGACCCGCAGGCTCAATGTCAAAGCGGGAGAATTACTGAACGAATATCAGATTGAGTATTCCGTGAAGCGCACCCGTAACGGTAGTTTTATTAGCCTGACACGAAAGACCGTGTGA
- a CDS encoding complexin-2 → MKNIQIPYDLFIDLLLYHLNGEDDLEEEIQRGLEEKLDAMVNRQLYSQYKTAPTEEQREKARQEYLDRRGVPESFRWTTSPWEL, encoded by the coding sequence ATGAAGAATATACAGATTCCCTATGACCTGTTTATAGATTTACTGCTTTACCACCTAAACGGCGAGGATGATCTTGAAGAAGAAATCCAACGAGGGTTGGAAGAAAAGCTGGATGCCATGGTGAATAGGCAGCTCTACTCACAGTACAAGACAGCTCCAACCGAGGAACAACGAGAGAAGGCAAGGCAGGAATATCTTGACCGCCGTGGAGTGCCGGAGAGCTTCCGCTGGACTACTTCTCCTTGGGAGCTATAA
- a CDS encoding plasmid recombination protein, whose amino-acid sequence MTVIKRTISAMSGDGVVAHNRRTYIAENVDQTRTHLNIEYCYTPIEQAYHELFDEALAEFNAKQKRKDRCIKNYYEKIRDGKQEKTFYEVIFQVGNKDDMGAAGENGELAKDILDKFYHSFLERNPHLHVYSAHLHMDEATPHLHIDFIPFTTGSKRGLSTRVSLKQALADQGITGEGRSLTERDLWVQEEKEALAEIMLEHGIEWEQKGEHKEHLSVLEFKREKRKEELAELEQTIERVQQQQVSIKAVEQIEAKPLPLTSKVAIDKEDYQTLVTAAQKYVVQEKQESKLKKLLKEAKKTIEELKEKVAALTKELAEYKSVRGQLRTKELEKENDDLRKKLSGYEEVISRNNLWLYFGRPKGKTKTKEDVR is encoded by the coding sequence GTGACAGTTATAAAAAGAACAATCAGCGCAATGTCCGGTGATGGAGTGGTTGCTCATAATCGTCGAACCTATATCGCAGAAAATGTTGACCAGACGAGAACGCACCTGAACATTGAATATTGCTATACACCCATCGAGCAGGCATATCATGAATTATTTGATGAAGCCCTTGCGGAATTTAATGCAAAGCAAAAACGCAAAGATCGCTGCATTAAAAATTATTACGAAAAAATCCGTGATGGAAAACAGGAAAAAACTTTTTACGAAGTGATTTTCCAAGTTGGGAATAAAGACGATATGGGAGCTGCCGGAGAGAATGGAGAACTGGCAAAAGATATTTTGGATAAGTTCTATCACAGCTTTCTTGAACGCAATCCCCATCTCCATGTGTACTCCGCTCATCTTCACATGGATGAAGCTACGCCCCATCTGCATATTGATTTCATCCCTTTTACCACTGGGAGCAAGCGTGGACTTTCCACCCGTGTGTCGTTGAAACAGGCTCTTGCCGATCAGGGCATTACCGGCGAGGGGCGTTCTCTGACAGAACGTGATTTGTGGGTACAGGAAGAAAAAGAAGCACTTGCGGAAATCATGTTGGAGCATGGTATTGAGTGGGAGCAGAAAGGTGAGCACAAGGAGCATCTGAGCGTTTTGGAGTTTAAGCGAGAGAAACGCAAGGAGGAGCTTGCCGAACTGGAGCAGACCATTGAGCGTGTCCAACAGCAACAGGTGTCTATCAAGGCTGTGGAACAGATTGAAGCCAAGCCCCTGCCGTTGACATCTAAGGTAGCCATTGATAAAGAGGACTATCAAACGCTTGTCACGGCAGCGCAGAAATATGTAGTGCAGGAAAAACAGGAGAGCAAGCTGAAGAAGCTCCTGAAAGAAGCGAAGAAAACCATTGAAGAATTGAAAGAAAAGGTGGCTGCGCTCACAAAGGAACTGGCTGAGTATAAATCTGTTCGTGGTCAGCTTCGTACTAAGGAGTTGGAGAAGGAGAATGATGATCTGCGCAAGAAGCTCAGTGGATATGAGGAAGTGATTTCTCGTAATAATCTGTGGTTGTACTTTGGCAGACCCAAAGGTAAAACCAAGACAAAGGAAGATGTTCGTTGA
- a CDS encoding helix-turn-helix domain-containing protein, which yields MNDEIYTITQAAQYLKVCDKTVRRLIKANKLTASKVGDRSWRIRKTDIDMYLRDNTNGTKGVAINE from the coding sequence ATGAATGATGAAATTTACACAATAACGCAAGCTGCACAGTATTTAAAAGTTTGCGATAAGACAGTTCGTAGATTGATTAAGGCGAACAAATTAACTGCGTCAAAAGTTGGAGATCGTTCATGGCGTATCAGAAAAACCGACATTGATATGTATTTACGAGACAACACTAATGGAACGAAAGGAGTTGCTATCAATGAGTGA
- a CDS encoding N-6 DNA methylase, with product MSEELIQRNLIEAPEKMGDWNFYNIGATTLKALKGAKIIPDRDYDEYEKKKPDALIVKKPLVIAAIEYKQPKELRTDKQVATAIAQELGTAQALQAKIYIVTDGKKSYWINPVTGNEILQEDGSSITLNFDKKSTECITLINKIRASINATNDQIKAAATVDPLPLAEKVWQDLWAVSGATPENCLYTFVEIFIFKYLSDLGVLRGMYSFYDLLGKYAGNNDNEVLEYYASVVRVKIKELFPGNPKDKTTIINGTIFVSKDDKAVSGYATVFRRILNRFNEFGTLENIDYDFKSKLFETFLKESISKKNWGQYFTPLKVVRSIVDMVEITPGMEICDPACGVGKFLLEPILHDLHRFYAVENDELKPQITLHGFDKGFDKDEQKTIILAKANMLIYMSGVIKEHPDMTKKFAQLFNDTFLLQTNSILGTLAKPIKDKFDLILTNPPYVMSGSSNLKEEIAKQQELKDYFAVSAMGIEGLFMEWIVRALKPGGKAFIVVPDGIMNRSNDKKLRDFILEQCFVDAVISLPLNTFFTTNKKTYILALTKKVAVNVGGVDTLERQTTPVFTYLCSEIGETRDVYRFDIDRNDLETASDLFNMFKGAKTKFKTSDKRCKIVDIGEFVDATHWCIDRWWSHEEKIELGIEDSVKSVDVDTFRTMLSDVTAALSELDEPLCEISRDDEDKTVMTADFNLIDLFDIYRGSGKYTKAYVQKHKGEYGLFSGNTFGRFADIDAFDYDMPCLTWAIDGLAGYIMIHDEPFSATNHRGVLVPKVDNLNLQYVKYVLEPIFRELKKGRQGLNGENEYTSLPPFMIKSVKIPIPVDNEGNIDLTAQEDVANKYLAIERCKKEISEKLEALIGQKVKI from the coding sequence ATGAGTGAAGAATTGATTCAGAGAAATCTGATAGAAGCTCCTGAAAAAATGGGCGACTGGAATTTTTACAATATTGGTGCTACAACACTAAAAGCCCTGAAGGGTGCGAAAATTATCCCTGATCGTGATTATGATGAGTATGAAAAGAAGAAACCAGATGCTTTGATTGTAAAAAAGCCTTTGGTTATTGCGGCAATTGAATACAAACAACCGAAAGAACTTCGTACAGACAAACAGGTTGCTACAGCTATTGCTCAGGAATTGGGCACTGCTCAGGCTCTGCAAGCAAAAATTTACATTGTTACTGATGGAAAGAAATCTTATTGGATAAACCCTGTAACAGGTAATGAAATTCTTCAAGAAGATGGAAGTAGTATTACTCTGAATTTCGATAAGAAAAGTACAGAGTGCATCACTTTGATTAACAAAATCCGAGCTTCTATCAATGCGACCAATGACCAAATCAAAGCTGCGGCAACGGTAGATCCATTACCATTGGCTGAAAAGGTGTGGCAGGATCTTTGGGCAGTATCAGGAGCAACACCGGAAAACTGCCTGTATACCTTTGTGGAGATATTCATCTTTAAATACCTTAGTGATTTGGGCGTTTTAAGAGGAATGTACTCATTCTACGATTTATTGGGGAAATATGCGGGTAATAATGATAATGAGGTTCTTGAATATTACGCTTCTGTTGTACGTGTAAAAATCAAAGAGCTGTTCCCTGGTAACCCTAAGGACAAGACAACAATTATCAATGGTACAATCTTTGTTTCCAAAGATGATAAAGCTGTTTCTGGTTATGCAACTGTTTTCAGAAGGATTTTAAATAGATTTAATGAGTTTGGTACTCTTGAAAATATCGATTATGATTTTAAGAGCAAGTTATTCGAGACCTTCTTGAAAGAATCTATTAGTAAAAAGAACTGGGGACAGTACTTTACCCCGTTGAAGGTTGTTCGATCTATTGTCGATATGGTTGAGATTACCCCCGGTATGGAAATTTGTGACCCCGCTTGTGGTGTGGGTAAGTTTTTGCTGGAGCCGATATTGCATGATTTACATCGCTTCTATGCGGTTGAAAATGACGAGTTGAAACCTCAGATTACATTGCATGGATTTGATAAAGGTTTCGATAAAGATGAGCAGAAGACAATCATCCTTGCGAAGGCGAATATGTTGATTTATATGTCTGGTGTAATAAAGGAACACCCAGATATGACAAAGAAATTTGCACAGTTGTTTAATGATACATTTCTGCTTCAAACGAACTCTATCCTTGGTACGTTAGCAAAACCAATCAAGGATAAATTTGATTTAATTCTCACAAATCCGCCATATGTTATGAGTGGAAGTAGCAATCTAAAGGAAGAAATTGCAAAGCAGCAGGAATTAAAGGATTATTTTGCTGTTAGCGCAATGGGCATTGAAGGTCTGTTCATGGAATGGATTGTTCGTGCATTAAAGCCAGGCGGAAAAGCATTTATTGTTGTACCGGATGGTATTATGAATCGCAGTAATGATAAAAAGTTGCGAGACTTTATACTCGAACAATGCTTTGTGGATGCTGTGATTTCTTTGCCGTTGAATACTTTCTTCACGACAAATAAGAAAACCTACATTTTGGCTCTTACCAAGAAAGTGGCTGTAAATGTAGGCGGCGTAGATACACTTGAACGACAGACAACGCCGGTGTTTACGTATTTGTGCTCTGAAATTGGAGAAACAAGAGACGTATATCGTTTTGATATAGACCGGAACGATTTGGAAACTGCTTCTGATCTCTTTAATATGTTTAAGGGAGCAAAAACAAAATTTAAAACCAGCGATAAACGCTGTAAAATCGTTGATATTGGTGAATTTGTTGATGCTACTCATTGGTGTATAGATCGTTGGTGGTCGCATGAAGAAAAAATTGAGCTTGGCATTGAAGATAGTGTGAAGTCTGTCGATGTAGACACATTTAGAACCATGCTCAGCGATGTAACAGCTGCCTTGTCTGAGTTAGACGAACCACTCTGTGAAATTTCCAGAGACGATGAAGATAAAACTGTGATGACGGCGGATTTTAACCTAATTGATCTCTTTGATATTTACCGTGGAAGTGGAAAATATACAAAAGCGTATGTGCAAAAGCATAAAGGCGAGTATGGTCTGTTCTCTGGCAACACATTTGGAAGGTTTGCAGATATTGATGCCTTTGATTATGATATGCCATGTCTTACTTGGGCAATCGATGGCTTAGCTGGCTATATAATGATTCATGACGAGCCATTCTCTGCAACAAATCATCGTGGAGTGTTGGTGCCGAAAGTTGACAATTTAAATCTGCAATATGTTAAATATGTTCTGGAACCAATTTTTAGAGAGTTGAAAAAAGGACGTCAGGGTTTGAACGGGGAGAATGAGTACACTTCGTTGCCACCGTTCATGATTAAATCTGTAAAAATACCGATTCCGGTTGATAACGAAGGTAATATCGATCTTACAGCGCAAGAAGATGTTGCGAATAAGTATTTAGCTATTGAAAGATGCAAGAAAGAGATTTCTGAGAAACTTGAAGCGCTAATTGGACAAAAAGTAAAAATCTAA
- a CDS encoding DUF6809 family protein, with the protein MKLLEEFWYGNIEPTDYDTSACKEYKEAFRLITKNEEKLLASMTDEQKDLFSRYTDAVREYQTMAECLLFQNSFKLGARMMIEVMEE; encoded by the coding sequence ATGAAGCTACTGGAAGAATTCTGGTATGGCAATATTGAGCCGACCGACTATGACACATCCGCCTGTAAGGAATACAAAGAAGCGTTTCGCTTGATTACCAAGAACGAAGAAAAGCTTCTGGCATCTATGACGGACGAACAAAAGGACCTGTTTTCCCGCTACACAGATGCTGTTCGTGAATATCAGACTATGGCAGAGTGCCTGCTATTCCAGAACAGCTTCAAGCTGGGGGCCAGGATGATGATAGAAGTCATGGAAGAATAA
- a CDS encoding TnpV protein yields the protein MEKYIYDNSNELWYELQGDYYIPCLVLPDTEERPIGIWGRRQLGYIKEYRPVLYTDLVLSCKLYSYLTEIDAQAQDRLALLIKQMAEKEGITEQLKAQNQMAWVGAMNSIRNRAEEIVLQELIYGEGTV from the coding sequence ATGGAAAAATACATCTACGACAACAGCAACGAACTTTGGTATGAACTGCAAGGGGATTATTACATCCCTTGTCTGGTTCTGCCGGACACCGAAGAACGCCCTATCGGTATCTGGGGCAGAAGGCAGCTTGGTTACATCAAGGAGTACCGCCCGGTACTGTACACAGATTTGGTTCTCAGCTGCAAGCTGTACAGCTATCTGACTGAGATTGATGCTCAAGCACAGGACAGGCTTGCTCTGCTAATAAAGCAGATGGCAGAAAAAGAAGGTATCACAGAGCAGCTTAAAGCACAGAATCAGATGGCGTGGGTCGGAGCCATGAACAGTATCCGCAACCGAGCCGAAGAAATTGTTCTCCAAGAACTGATCTATGGGGAGGGTACGGTATGA
- a CDS encoding pyridoxamine 5'-phosphate oxidase family protein: protein MFREMRRKKQLLPLEETIAVLDRRTSGVLALSGDDGYPYAVPLSYIHCDGRLYFHCAKSGHKLDALLANPKASFCVIDLDDVVPEEYTTYFRSVIVFGTLRVLEDEGEKRRAIEKLAAKYSPDHEEGRLKEIDREFKVLCMLEMSIEHMTGKEAIELVKQRG from the coding sequence ATGTTTCGAGAAATGCGCCGCAAAAAACAGCTCTTGCCCCTCGAAGAAACCATCGCCGTATTGGACCGGAGAACATCCGGTGTGCTGGCCCTCTCCGGAGATGACGGCTACCCTTACGCTGTGCCGCTCAGTTACATCCACTGCGATGGCCGGCTCTATTTTCATTGTGCCAAGAGCGGACATAAGTTGGATGCCCTCTTGGCGAATCCCAAAGCTTCTTTTTGTGTCATCGATCTGGACGACGTGGTTCCTGAGGAATACACCACGTATTTCCGCAGCGTGATCGTCTTTGGCACCCTTCGCGTTTTGGAGGACGAGGGCGAAAAGCGGAGGGCGATTGAAAAGCTGGCAGCTAAATATTCCCCCGATCATGAAGAGGGGCGCCTAAAGGAGATCGACCGGGAATTTAAAGTGCTCTGCATGTTGGAGATGTCCATCGAGCACATGACCGGCAAAGAGGCCATTGAGCTTGTGAAGCAAAGAGGGTAG
- a CDS encoding MerR family transcriptional regulator has product MTIAEVSKQTGLSADTLRYYERIGLIPPVPRNKAGIRNYDDASLRWVKFAKCMRGAGLPVEILVEYNRLFRQGDSTHAARKALLMEQRDILADKIGELKGTLDKLNRKIDNYDTLLRDKEGELEW; this is encoded by the coding sequence ATGACGATTGCGGAAGTGAGCAAACAAACGGGCTTATCCGCAGACACATTGAGATATTATGAACGGATTGGACTTATTCCGCCGGTGCCAAGGAATAAGGCTGGCATCCGTAACTACGATGATGCCAGCCTTCGATGGGTCAAATTTGCCAAATGTATGCGGGGAGCTGGGCTCCCCGTTGAGATCTTGGTCGAATACAACAGACTTTTTCGCCAGGGAGACAGTACCCATGCGGCACGAAAGGCGCTGTTAATGGAGCAGCGGGATATTCTGGCGGATAAAATCGGGGAGCTTAAGGGTACTCTGGATAAATTAAACCGTAAAATTGACAACTATGATACACTGCTCCGAGACAAGGAGGGGGAGTTGGAATGGTGA
- a CDS encoding aldo/keto reductase translates to MIYKPFQELKLSALGFGSMRLPTAGKGGPIDEVKARELVEYAYEQGINYFDTAYRYHEGESEKFMGRVLSELPRDSWYLASKMPGHMMYYRNGRVGFSGYLSSMAVKTPREIFLEQLEKCRVDYFDFYLLHNLCETSYDFYTDEDLAVVDYLLQQKKAGWIRHLGFSAHGRAETIERFLNWRDDFEFAQIQLNYMDWSLQDAKRKYEILTEHGIPVMVMEPCRGGRLAELPPQAGAMLKKARPEDTIASWAFRFLQSLSNVQVVLSGMTTMEQLKENLTLFSREDPTTPEERALLEKVVGMMADLVPCTGCRYCMEECPQGLDIPKLISMYNELKHDGMGTVRFTLDAMTPGELPGACLGCGACRRICPQGIDIPGILKDFAQRIQNHSVNG, encoded by the coding sequence ATGATTTATAAACCCTTTCAGGAATTGAAGCTCTCCGCCCTCGGATTTGGAAGCATGCGTCTGCCCACCGCAGGCAAAGGAGGGCCCATCGATGAGGTCAAAGCAAGAGAGCTGGTGGAGTATGCCTATGAACAGGGGATCAATTATTTTGATACGGCGTACCGCTACCACGAGGGCGAGTCGGAGAAATTCATGGGCAGAGTGCTGAGCGAACTTCCCCGGGACAGCTGGTATCTCGCCTCCAAGATGCCAGGGCATATGATGTACTATCGAAACGGCAGAGTGGGGTTTTCCGGTTATTTATCCTCGATGGCGGTAAAAACGCCGAGAGAGATCTTTTTGGAGCAGCTGGAGAAGTGCCGGGTGGATTATTTTGATTTTTACCTGCTGCACAATCTTTGTGAGACCTCCTACGATTTTTATACCGATGAAGATCTGGCGGTGGTAGATTATCTTCTTCAGCAAAAGAAGGCGGGCTGGATTCGCCATCTTGGTTTTTCCGCCCATGGCCGGGCGGAGACGATCGAAAGGTTTTTGAACTGGCGGGATGATTTTGAATTTGCCCAGATTCAGCTCAACTATATGGACTGGTCACTGCAGGACGCAAAACGAAAGTATGAAATTTTGACGGAACACGGTATTCCTGTGATGGTTATGGAACCATGTCGGGGCGGCCGGCTGGCTGAGCTGCCGCCGCAGGCTGGCGCCATGCTGAAAAAAGCCCGGCCGGAGGACACCATTGCATCCTGGGCTTTTCGGTTTCTCCAATCGCTGTCCAATGTGCAGGTGGTTCTCAGCGGCATGACGACAATGGAACAGCTGAAGGAAAATTTGACGCTGTTTTCAAGAGAGGACCCCACGACTCCGGAGGAACGGGCGCTTTTGGAAAAAGTGGTGGGCATGATGGCGGATCTGGTGCCCTGCACCGGCTGCCGGTACTGCATGGAGGAATGCCCGCAGGGCCTTGATATTCCCAAACTCATCTCCATGTACAATGAGCTGAAGCATGACGGTATGGGGACGGTGCGCTTCACGCTGGACGCTATGACGCCGGGGGAGCTGCCCGGCGCCTGCCTTGGCTGCGGTGCGTGCAGGAGAATCTGCCCGCAGGGTATCGATATACCGGGAATCCTGAAGGATTTTGCGCAGCGCATTCAGAATCATTCGGTAAATGGTTAG
- a CDS encoding nucleotidyltransferase domain-containing protein, which translates to MDEMTRRAFYARNDRIVAAIIQRAQKQCPGSLALIGVFGSFLTGAVHEKSDLDLLIVVNDERGSKALSQCFIMDGIGFDLYCTPWNALEADAKYTHPHLLKLMNSKILYCGDESYQQRLQALRDEARQRMAGALSWSVYHAAQNYLSSALKALGALTLLEDPASCRYQSVFLIHALEDALCMLNQTYYQLGTKKRSEELASFPRLPADFMNVHRRAVEADTLSEIKESSTRLARIVNAYFEDIKAGLARPAPTAGDLRGSYEEMFSNWRNKMRRAAKENDLYLSLTSAAAFQACLLEFSELFDLPSFDMMSRFESKDLIKSAEAFDAVLDAYRGEYRKAGLTVQQYTGIDDFEQQYNP; encoded by the coding sequence ATGGACGAAATGACAAGGCGCGCCTTTTATGCCCGAAACGACCGCATCGTCGCGGCCATCATTCAAAGAGCTCAAAAGCAGTGCCCCGGTTCGCTGGCCCTTATCGGCGTATTCGGTTCCTTCCTGACAGGGGCTGTTCATGAGAAATCCGATCTGGATCTTCTGATCGTAGTTAATGATGAACGGGGTTCGAAGGCGCTTTCCCAGTGCTTTATCATGGACGGCATTGGGTTTGACCTGTACTGCACCCCCTGGAACGCCTTGGAAGCGGATGCAAAATACACGCACCCGCATCTGCTGAAGCTTATGAATTCAAAAATTCTTTATTGCGGGGACGAGAGCTATCAGCAGCGGCTTCAAGCACTGCGGGACGAGGCACGCCAAAGAATGGCCGGGGCTCTCTCCTGGAGCGTGTATCACGCCGCCCAAAACTATCTGTCGTCGGCGCTCAAAGCGCTGGGCGCCCTCACCCTTTTGGAGGACCCCGCCTCCTGCCGCTATCAAAGCGTTTTTTTGATCCATGCCCTGGAGGACGCTCTATGCATGCTCAATCAAACTTATTATCAGTTGGGCACTAAAAAACGGAGCGAGGAACTGGCTTCCTTCCCCCGTCTGCCCGCCGATTTTATGAACGTCCACCGCCGGGCTGTGGAGGCCGATACTTTATCCGAAATCAAGGAAAGCTCCACTCGGCTTGCCCGCATTGTAAACGCCTATTTTGAAGATATTAAGGCCGGTCTTGCGCGGCCCGCGCCCACCGCCGGCGATCTTCGGGGCAGCTATGAGGAGATGTTCTCCAACTGGCGCAACAAGATGCGGCGGGCGGCTAAGGAGAACGATCTGTATCTATCGCTCACCTCAGCCGCCGCTTTCCAGGCCTGTCTTTTGGAATTCTCTGAACTTTTTGACCTTCCCTCCTTCGACATGATGAGCCGCTTTGAGTCCAAGGATCTGATAAAATCGGCCGAGGCCTTTGACGCAGTACTGGACGCCTATCGCGGTGAATATCGGAAGGCGGGCCTGACCGTTCAGCAATATACCGGTATTGATGACTTTGAGCAGCAGTACAATCCGTAG
- a CDS encoding LysM peptidoglycan-binding domain-containing protein, whose amino-acid sequence MKKVLMHVTVVVCMIALLCCSAYALPASNERIYSGIDVSVWQGDIDFEAVRQDGIEIVYIRSSSGSNFVDPNFEQNYERAKAAGLSVGFYHYVTARSESQARYQAEFFASLVHGRDYDCRLAMDFEDLRGLSRSEINAIANAFLETLEEKAGSELVIYSDAYNAENAFDKSLTRYPLWIAQYGVAQPSDRTQWSEWVGWQYTSSGRISGISGNVDRDRFTEDILLTSKPDPNRPRPEPSAPGKSTISYTVKRGDTLYAIAKLYHTSVSALVQENDIANPNLIYPGQVLNITIHDDVTRICEYYTVQRGDTLYAIALRYNTTVSALASRNGISNPNLIYPGQRLCVNTRQDGSEPLNPARTYTVVRGDTLYAIALRYNTTVSALVQANGIANPNRIYPGQVLRIP is encoded by the coding sequence ATGAAAAAAGTTTTGATGCATGTAACGGTCGTCGTGTGTATGATCGCTCTGCTGTGCTGTTCAGCCTATGCGCTGCCCGCATCCAATGAGCGCATCTACAGCGGTATCGATGTCAGTGTATGGCAGGGGGATATCGATTTTGAAGCCGTGCGCCAGGATGGAATCGAGATCGTCTATATCCGATCCAGTTCCGGCAGCAACTTCGTCGATCCAAACTTTGAACAAAACTATGAAAGGGCCAAGGCCGCCGGTCTGTCCGTTGGCTTCTATCACTATGTGACGGCCCGCAGTGAGTCTCAGGCCCGTTATCAGGCCGAATTTTTCGCCTCCTTGGTTCACGGCAGGGATTACGATTGCCGTCTCGCCATGGATTTCGAGGATTTAAGGGGGTTGTCCCGCAGCGAAATCAATGCCATTGCCAACGCCTTTCTCGAAACCCTGGAGGAAAAGGCGGGAAGCGAGCTTGTCATTTACAGTGATGCCTACAACGCTGAGAACGCCTTTGACAAAAGCCTCACCCGCTATCCCCTTTGGATCGCCCAGTACGGTGTGGCCCAGCCTTCCGATCGCACTCAATGGTCCGAATGGGTAGGCTGGCAGTACACCAGCAGCGGCAGAATTTCGGGGATTTCCGGAAACGTGGACCGCGACCGCTTTACCGAGGACATTCTTTTGACCTCAAAGCCCGATCCCAACCGGCCCAGGCCGGAACCGTCCGCTCCTGGCAAATCAACAATTTCTTACACCGTGAAGCGAGGCGATACCCTCTATGCCATCGCCAAGCTTTACCACACCAGCGTATCGGCACTGGTCCAGGAAAATGATATTGCCAATCCCAACCTCATTTATCCCGGTCAGGTCCTTAATATCACCATCCATGACGACGTCACGCGGATATGTGAATACTACACCGTGCAGCGGGGCGACACCCTTTACGCCATTGCCCTGCGCTACAACACCACCGTTTCCGCATTGGCCAGCCGTAACGGGATCTCCAATCCCAATTTGATCTACCCCGGCCAAAGACTGTGCGTAAACACCCGCCAGGATGGCAGCGAGCCTTTAAATCCCGCCCGGACTTACACCGTGGTGCGGGGCGACACTCTTTATGCCATTGCCCTGCGCTACAACACCACCGTTTCCGCTCTGGTTCAGGCGAACGGGATTGCCAACCCCAATCGAATCTATCCCGGTCAGGTGCTTCGCATTCCCTAG